Part of the Aciduliprofundum boonei T469 genome is shown below.
ATAAGCAAAGTTATTGAAATTGTTTCCACACCACATGGTACTTCTTCTACCTTAACTGATGAAAACATAGATAAAATCGTTGGAAACGTTTCCACACCACATGGTACTTCTTCTACTATCTACAATGAAGATACTGATGAGCTTGTTGCAATTATGTTTCCACACCACATGGTACTTCTTCTACCAAGATTAACAGATATAGTAATACACTGGGTTTATTTAAACATTTTTAGAGCCATTTTGCGTCAAGTCTCCAATAAACCCATGAGTATATAAACTCCTGACGCAATATAAAGATTTTTTATATTTTTATTCTATTTTTCCCTTTGCAAGTAAAACCTGCTTATTCCTTGTTCTACTGAACACAAAAATCATAAAAATACAAAATATAATAACTTTTATCTTTCAATCTTTATTTTCTTTTAAATACTCCTGACGCAAAATGAAATTTTAGAAGATCATGTCCGTTGTTCCTTTCTCTATCCCTATGTTTATCACTTTCAAGTACTTCTCGCTGGGAAGTACATAGATCGTTACAGAATCATAATCCTCCTCTATAATACCCTTTATTCCGTCCTTTATGGCTTGGAGCTGGCTTTGGGTTATATCACCTCGGAACACGGAATTTTGTATCCAGTGCAGGTAAGAACGCAGAAATTTGTTGACCTTGTTTACCCTTTCTTCTGCAACATCATAAACTATTATCACATGCATTCTACCACCACACCCTAAATGCCCTGTACCTCTTATCATTCATCACATGCTTCACTAGCTTGTAAGCTTCCAACCTCAAAAGCCCTCTCTGGCTCACGCTCCTTTTTAACCTCCTGTGATAAACAGTGGAGCTCATTCGGTCTTCCCATTTTCTTATGTATTTTCTCTTTCCTTGCTCATTTAGAAATACACCGTTGAACTCTTTTCTAAAATCATCCTCAGTTATTATACCGTGATTTACTATGTCATGAATGTGTCTATAAACCATCGTGGGCTTAAATACATCTGCAATATCCAAAGATAATGAGAATCTCCTCTCTGATGGTTCGTGGAGGTAACTTATGCTCGGGTTCAAATGCGTGTGATAAATCTCGGTTAAAACTGCAGAGTATAGAAGAGTGTTCCCAAAGGAGATCAAAGCGTTGAGCTCGTTTATTGGCGGCCTGTAATCTCTACGCTCAAGTTGGAATTTCTTTAGCGTATAATCTAAGCTCTTGTAGTAGTATCCCCAAATCTGTGCCTCTCTGTTCATAAGCTCCTCTATGCTATCTCCCTCAACTTCCACTCTTTCAATCTTTTCTATTATCTCCTCTAATTCTTTGTTGCTCTTTTTGAGATTTCTAAGGATGTTGTGCTTTATCCCCTCTATCATCTCCTTTGCTATGTACTTTCTCTTCTCCCAAAATATGTAGTGCTTTGCCTGATTTACCACAACCTCACCAGAGATACTTCTCTCCCTAGGATATAATGTGCCTTCATAATTGCCGTACATATCAAAGAAATGCACCACCACGCCTGAGTTGAGCACATGCTTTATGGCACCAGAGCTGAAACTAACTGGAGCTATACATGTAATGTCCCTTAGGTTGTGAATTGGTATTGATCTCTTCTCTCCCTTTCTAACCAAGTATATGGTGTTTGCCTCCCTCTTTATTATAGCCTCCTTTGTGATGTATAAACTATCCATAAAATCACGCCCAGCAAAGCTCTAAATACGAGCATTTTTCACATATCTTCCGCCAAACTGGTTTTGGAGGCCTTTCTTTGCCTATCTCAACCTCCATCTCTTTAAGCAAATCTTCAATCTTCTTCTCATTTTCTTCATTCAACTCAACCATTTCCGTGTACTTCTCCTCAGGAACTGCAATCTTGCCTTTAACTTCCACTCCCCTATCCTTCAGCCATTTTAAATAAAACAATAACTGCATTCTGGCTGCGTTGAGCATCTTGGAACTTCTCTTAACCTCGTATATCCATACTTCCCCGTTCTCCTTCCTCGTGAAATCTATGGATACACCCTCACCAAACAGATTCTTTATCTCTCCCTTGTAACTCTTTTCGTGAAGCATCTTTCCTAAGATAATGTACTCATTTTCCAATCTCACTCCTCTGTAAGAGTACCAAGCGGCCCTCTTGCACACAACATACTCATGAACCAAGCTTCCTGTAAATTCCATATTAATCACTCATTGTCTATGGGATTCAAAAACCCGAATCCAAGGGAGTTCTTTTCCCCTATTCCACAGTCCGTTATGAACCTGTAAAACTTGCCATATCCCTTGGGAATCCTCTTTTGAAGCAAGGACCACACTGAGCCTATTACTATGAATGTCTTCTCATCCTTTTTTACCACCACGGAAACCTCCTTTTGAAATTGAAGCAGGTCAAAAAGGTCCTCGTCCAGCTCCAGCTCTTCATCATAGTACACATTATACTTCTTCACTGCATTATCTTTCAATCTATCCATGAAAAAGCGCATGCTTCCCCCGTCCCTGAATGAAAAGTACTTGCTCTTCTTATTATCCTTTTGAATCACCACTGGGCTTCCACTCCTAAACTTTCCTGTGGTTTTTACCTTGAACTTTTTGAGCTCTGCAACTTTCATTGGGCCATCGGATAGGTAAATATGCTCTAAATCCCTCAATCTTGAGTAAAGCTCACCTATGAACTTGGGATTTGGCGAGGATACTATCAAGTTTTTCTCTTTATTTGGATAGAAATCTCCGGGAGGGAATAAATCGGAGTATGTGAAGAACTTAAACCCATTTTTAGAGTGCAAATCTGAGAACTCTGTTCCATCAAGGAGCGAGTATATGGCTCCTTGAATCGTATGCTTGTTTACCTTTGAAAATGGTAAAAATTTCTCTGGCACTAGCTTAATGAGCAATCTCATGCGTGTAATAGAGAAAATATAGTATAAACATTTTGTGTTAAACTTCGCACCTGAGCATCTTTCCGATCTCTAGTCCCATGTCTGTTGGATGAATCCAAGAAGTTTGCTTGTTGTAAACTATTAAATTTGCCTGCTGGTATATCTGTATGAGGTAGGGTGCCATAGGCTCTTCTACGAGTGATACTCCTCCCGGCTTTAATATTCTCTTCAACCTAGCAATATCCTCTGGAGAGTACGGTATTACAGGAATATTTATGAATTCCAACTTTGCTCCATCTGGAAATAGAAGCCTATCAAATTTCTCCCGTAGCTCTTTGTACATCTCTATTCTCTTCTCTAAATCCTTCTCGCTGAACCTCATTATGTCCTCCATTATCTGTTGCTGATAATCGTTGAATGCTCCAATCTCCTTGTTCACTACATGGTAAATGCCAGTCACTCCGAACATTGAACCAAGAAGAGCTGCCATAACCGTTACCTCTTTTCTACCACCAGCAACATTCAAAAATATCCTATCTGTGCCTATTTTGAATTTCTCTATGCATATTGCCTTTGTTATCTCCTTGGCTGCAAGCAGGGCATCTTCCTCCGAAGCTATGTCATTCTTTGGGAGCACATGCACATGTATTCTCAACTTGGGATAATGAACCTTGAGAGCTGCCTCAACCAATCTAGTGCCTGCTAGCACGAACTCATCCTTTGTTGGAAGGAGTATTACATCGCTCAGATACTCGCTCTCTAAGAACCTCACCATCTCGGTTATAACCGAGGGTGATTTTCCAACAGGTGCAATCATAGCCACTTTCATTTCCAATCCTCCAGGTACTTTATCAGGGTAGAGCAATCTTTCAATATACTTTTTGTGGAGTTCTTTAACTCTTCCAAATTCAAGCTATCCTTGCTCATACCGCTGTGGGCTATCAAGTTTCTCTTTGATGTTATCAGATTCCACAGGGTTATCAAATTCACCCCGCTCTTTCTCTCTATCTCATCCACATTACTTCTAAGGTAATAATAAACTCCGTTCTTCTCTATTTTCTCCCCCCTCTTCTCCATCGCCATACCTGTTATTCCCTTCTCAACTTCAATTCTATTCTCCCTCTCTAGCCATAGGGAATTGTCAAAGTTGGATAGGTAAAAAACGAAGTTTACTATCCATTCTCTCAAATTCTCTAAGCTCTCTCCCAATAGCCCTATCCCTGTTTGGTACTCTGCAATCAGCAACTGCTTTCTCAGAGTTTCCTTGCTGAGCTTATCGTAGCAATCCTCGCATCCAAATTTTTCAAATATGGTGAAGTCCCTGTAGAGCAAAGTCAATGGCTTAAAGTACTTTTCTAGCTCTTCTTTGACATCTGGAGAGAGTTTAGAGAGATTATATGCGTATTTCATCACATCCCTTATTTGATTTAGGTATATGCCCCTGCTTATCCTCTCTAACATATTTGCGTACTTTTTGGTATATCTCATACTTGGCTTTGATTCCCTAGCGTACATCTGATTTTGCCACTCTTTCATTATTGAGGATATACCCTCGTTTCTACCGTAATCCTTGAGATCTCTGGCAGAGTATATCCACTCTGAAAAAACCAGAGCATCGGAGAGGTCAAAAATTGGGACATAATCACCATCTCTGGACTCGTAGGCACCGTAGTAAATTCCGCGAATCTTTATGCCCCTAGCAACCTGAAGGTAGGTCATTATAACGAAGGATAAGAAAGGTATATGGCGAAAAGCGTGCGTTATATCCAGTATCACTTCATCTCCCTGCTCTAAATTATCGTTGAGTTTGTCTAAAATCTCCCAAACATCCCTCTCCTCTCTTGGAATGGAAATCTTTATTGCTTGAATTTTCTCATCTTGCGCTTCCCTTTTCAAACTTTCCAAGTTCTTCATCCCTTCCTCCGTGGTTATTACGAGCCATTTATCTGGATTGAAAAACTCACCGAGGGCGCGAGAAACGAAGGAAGTTTCAAAATAGTTATCCTTCGAGCCGAGGTAATACTTCACCCTTGAATATTTCCCCGTGCCCATAAAGGATACCAAAACTAGCACAAAACCACCCCACTTCTGCAAATTTCTTCCATGCCGTTCTATCCTCTTTTTCTATATTAATATTTTCACAAACCATTCGGTTCTTCTTCTACAGGCTGACATCCAGCACTTTTGGGATTATGCGCAGGGGGTGTTTCCACACCACATGGTACTTCTTCTACGGGAGCAAGAAGATTATGACGGGAGGATGATAAGGATGTTTCCACACCACATGGTACTTCTTCTACTCTAAAGCAGAAAATTACAGCAATTCTTGATTCATTGTTTCCACACCACATGGTACTTCTTCTACGAAATAAAGAAATACTACGGACTCAAAGGCTACAATAGCCCAGGTTTCCACACCACATGGTACTTCTTCTACACTACGATTTACTCAGGGAATTTATGGGAAATATACGGTTTCCACACCACATGGTACTTCTTCTACATAGAATAACAAAATACATATCAAAGCACAAGGAATTAGTTTCCACACCACATGGTACTTCTTCTACATAAACGAAAATAGTGAATCTTCATGGGAAGATAGATGTTTCCACACCACATGGTACTTCTTCTACTAGATAGACAAATGTTTAATATGTTGTTATCAGATATAATGTTTCCACACCACATGGTACTTCTTCTACTAGATAGACAAATGTTTAATATGTTGTTATCAGATATAATGTTTCCACACCACATGGTACTTCTTCTACGGATATATAACAAAAAAGGATGGCTATAACATATCAGGTTTCCACACCACATGGTACTTCTTCTACGAATACAGTCTAATAAACAATGTATTAAAAGAGTTTTATCGTTTCCACACCACATGGTACTTCTTCTACTGGAATGAAAGAGGAAGCGGTTAAAACCGCAATTGAGATTTTGTTTCCACACCACATGGTACTTCTTCTACAGAATATAATCAGGCGTTAAAAGAATACGAGGATATGGTTTCCACACCACATGGTACTTCTTCTACCGTGAGGGACAAGAGAGCGACCGCAAGAGCAATAGGTTTCCACACCACATGGTACTTCTTCTACTAGCGTGGGCGTATTGGATGAGATATTGAATAGTTTCCACACCACATGGTACTTCTTCTACCTAGATTAACAGATATAGTAATACACTGGGTTTATTTAAACATTTTTAGAGCCATTTTGCGTCAAGTCTCCAATAAACCCATGAGTATATAAACTCCTGACGCAATATAAAGTGTTTTTATATTTTTATCCTATTTTTCTCTTTGCAAGTAGAACCTGCTCGTATCTTGTTTTCCTGAATGCAAAAATCATAAAAATGCAAAATATAATAATTTTTATCTTTCAATCCTTATTTTCTTTTAAATACTCCTGACGCAATTTCTACTCTTAGGTTTTGCATCTCAAAGTATCCTGAGAATTTCAAGTATATTTTGGGGCCTTAAGAGAGTTCCACACCATTGCGGTATTTCTTCTAAATTTGAGAGGATAAAAATCCTCTCTCAAATTCAATCCAATTTTATCCAGCCAAGAGAGCTGCCATCGGATAGAACATGGCGGCTCTTGGGATACGAGAAAATGTTCGCTCTGTGCCGAGATGCAGCGCTCAAAATCCTTTGAAGAATCTCTCTAGGGATATTATTCCGCATGTAAATCCATAGGGTCTTGTATGGAGAGCCCGTGCCAAATCCTATTCTGGCATTTGCACCATCAACGGCAAGCACTTTTCCTTGGCTCTTCTCAAAATTCTTTATATCCCCAACATACTCGTCCAGCGCCTCTTTGATATGAGCAATCATCTTCTTCTCTGCACCCTCAATATCAGATAAATCATCTTCTCTCAACCCTAAGAGCTCCAGCTTTTGAGGTAGTACCGGATATTCTCTGCTGCCAAGAGAACTCTTCACCTGCGGAGAAAGGGATATCTTCCCAATGAATTTCCCTTCAACAACCTCTAAAAGCGTATAAGAGCCCCTTCTACCACGGGTTTCCACTATTGCCTTGTCTATCCATATATCGTAGGATTCCGGGTAAAAATCTCCAACCAAAATATACTTGAACACATCGTACTTTGCATCATATCTAAATTTATTTCTCCTCACATTCCCTGTGTAAACAACGAGCTTTTCAAATCTTGAACCAATTCTATCCCTCCTTCTATCCTCGTAATCATCTCCAAGTTTCCTGATCCCAATTTCATGTATTCCCCTCTGCATTGCCTCCCATAGATTGTATTCTCTAATTTCTCCATCAACGGATATCTCAAAGTACCAGCCGTTATCTTTAAGGTACTTAACCATCAGAGCGGTTCTCAAAAATCCCTTTAAACTACTTCCGGGTATGTATGGAATGTCTCCAGCAGAATCTTTTATGCATTCCATTATCCTGTCTTCCAATCTCTTTATATATACACCTTCTTTGAGCTTTGCAGAGTACCTATCTTTCCCTCTCTTCAATATCTCCATTATGGCACTCAAGTTCTTTCTATCAAGTTCCTTGGTATATTTCTTGAGAAGCTCAACATCTCCTTCAAATAATTTATCTAAATTCACGCGGTGAAGTTCGTTTCCATCCATATATGAATCCATTAGCGTGTAATAACTTCCACTTCCAATATGCACGGGGCTCTTGGTATTTATTTGCATTCTCATCTAAACCACCTTATATCACGACCGGAACTCCAACCACCGAGTACTTGGGATGAACATCAACAACCCTACCAAGTGGAGAGTAATCTGACGGAATGACGGAGCCCTCAACTAATGCTCGCATTTTTGGTATCACTTTTCCATCCTTGGTGTATCCAGTTATCAGCTTTACCTCGTACCTGCATCTCTCAAAGGGAAAACCCCCTAGTTCTTCTTGGCTCGGTATGTATTTTGAAAGGATCATGCTATACATTCCATCATTCTCTAACTCATAATCTTCCAAGCTGACCTTGAAATGCCCAAACCCAGTGCTTCTCTTCTTGGATATACCCATGTCCCCCAAGTACCTGAAAACCGCCAGTACCCTATCTTTTATCTCATTGCTCATTTTCACCAGTATCCAAGCTTTGTGCGTGTACAAGCCAGCTGTCTTGTAATAAATCGTGGATGAGCCACCGTATCTCCCTATAGAAACTCCGGGCAACTCAACGGTTTTTATACCTGCAGTATCGTCACCTATGATTTCTTCAACTCTTTCCTTGGAATATTTTCCCTCTTTCAAAGATTTTATTGCTAATCTCTCATCAACAAACTTTTTCTTTTTAAATCTCTTGAAATCTTTGTACTCTAGTTTTTCCGTTGGAAGCATGGGCTTGAACACATAGAACTTACCCTCCTTTGTAGGCATGGGTGATGATACTCTTAGCTCTCCATTTTTAATTGTCTCTAAAATTTCAGAAGCACTACCATAGAGTTCGGAATATGCATTAATGATAGAGCCGTAAATCTTTATTGAATCAAACTCTCCAGCGAATGCTCCTTCAGGGTTGAGGATTAACCTGTACCAAGAGGTCATCCAAAGAACCTCCCTCGTAAATCTTCTTTCCTTCTGTACTTCCCTCGGAACTTCCCTTTTCATAGTAAGCTACATCTCTCTCTAAAATTTCCAAATCTTTGAATGACAATTTTCCATAGCCCCTGGAGCCAAAGCCACCGAGGTAATTGTCCTCTAGCATTCTCATGCCCTCAAGGAGCATGGAGAGCAGAGATTTTTCATTATCTCCCTCGTATATTGAGAGTACAATCTCAAAGGTGAACTCAGATTCTGCAGGTATCCTTTCCACAGGTCTTGGATTCGCAGCACTCGTGAGTCTGTTTATTGCATTCTCCATCTTGACCTCTGTACCTCCAACTATATCTGGGTACTCTTTCCACCTCCTTATTGTATCTTCCGTGGGATAAGCATCTCTTACAATTACACGGGACAAATTTTCTTCAAATCCAGAAGTTTCTGCAGGTATACCAAAAAGCATTGGAATTATATTAGCTTTTGATGTAGAATATTTTATGCAATTTTTATTGCCTATCTTTACATACCCGTTTGGACATTTATCGGTATCCTTTGTCATAGTTATATCTGCATAGGTAATCTCCAAAAGTGACCTGATTTTTCCCTTTAAACTGCTTCCCGGGATATACGGGATCTCTATCAACCTCCCCTCATGCATCTTGTAGGTTGTTATAACGGGATTATCCATCCCCCCAATTTCCACGGTTTCTTTCAATCCACCTATGTGCAACCCAGTAATGAGTTTTATCTTCCCTCGTATCACTAAATTCTTAACAAATTTCTTACCCATTCATCTCACCTCCTTATTTACCACCATGGTACTTGTGGTAGGCCACTATCGATTCAAAAACCCTCTCAAAGTTCAAAAATATCTGCTTTGGATCTTCACTATCGGTAATTTTCTCAACCATTTTAGAAACGAAATCAGCAAATTCCTCTGGCACATTATTCCTTCCTTTAGCATACTTTATTGCTGGCACTATTTGCCAAAGTTCCGGTTCCAATTTTTCCCAACTTTCCCTTTGAAGTCTATAATCTATATTTTTAACTACATCAAAGAATTTTCTCAATTGTGTAGTCTTCAAAGAGTCATGGAAGTATTTTGTCTGGGTGATTTGATCTATTAATCCACCATCTTTAAGTAGTCTCTTCCAATCTGGAGTCTCTCTGACGATCTCTCTTTTTATTTCTTCAAAATTTCTTTTTACTATTTCTTTTTCCTCTT
Proteins encoded:
- the cas2 gene encoding CRISPR-associated endonuclease Cas2, which translates into the protein MHVIIVYDVAEERVNKVNKFLRSYLHWIQNSVFRGDITQSQLQAIKDGIKGIIEEDYDSVTIYVLPSEKYLKVINIGIEKGTTDMIF
- the cas1b gene encoding type I-B CRISPR-associated endonuclease Cas1b translates to MDSLYITKEAIIKREANTIYLVRKGEKRSIPIHNLRDITCIAPVSFSSGAIKHVLNSGVVVHFFDMYGNYEGTLYPRERSISGEVVVNQAKHYIFWEKRKYIAKEMIEGIKHNILRNLKKSNKELEEIIEKIERVEVEGDSIEELMNREAQIWGYYYKSLDYTLKKFQLERRDYRPPINELNALISFGNTLLYSAVLTEIYHTHLNPSISYLHEPSERRFSLSLDIADVFKPTMVYRHIHDIVNHGIITEDDFRKEFNGVFLNEQGKRKYIRKWEDRMSSTVYHRRLKRSVSQRGLLRLEAYKLVKHVMNDKRYRAFRVWW
- the cas4 gene encoding CRISPR-associated protein Cas4, giving the protein MEFTGSLVHEYVVCKRAAWYSYRGVRLENEYIILGKMLHEKSYKGEIKNLFGEGVSIDFTRKENGEVWIYEVKRSSKMLNAARMQLLFYLKWLKDRGVEVKGKIAVPEEKYTEMVELNEENEKKIEDLLKEMEVEIGKERPPKPVWRKICEKCSYLELCWA
- the cas6 gene encoding CRISPR-associated endoribonuclease Cas6, which translates into the protein MRLLIKLVPEKFLPFSKVNKHTIQGAIYSLLDGTEFSDLHSKNGFKFFTYSDLFPPGDFYPNKEKNLIVSSPNPKFIGELYSRLRDLEHIYLSDGPMKVAELKKFKVKTTGKFRSGSPVVIQKDNKKSKYFSFRDGGSMRFFMDRLKDNAVKKYNVYYDEELELDEDLFDLLQFQKEVSVVVKKDEKTFIVIGSVWSLLQKRIPKGYGKFYRFITDCGIGEKNSLGFGFLNPIDNE
- a CDS encoding CRISPR-associated protein Csx14; the protein is MLYPDKVPGGLEMKVAMIAPVGKSPSVITEMVRFLESEYLSDVILLPTKDEFVLAGTRLVEAALKVHYPKLRIHVHVLPKNDIASEEDALLAAKEITKAICIEKFKIGTDRIFLNVAGGRKEVTVMAALLGSMFGVTGIYHVVNKEIGAFNDYQQQIMEDIMRFSEKDLEKRIEMYKELREKFDRLLFPDGAKLEFINIPVIPYSPEDIARLKRILKPGGVSLVEEPMAPYLIQIYQQANLIVYNKQTSWIHPTDMGLEIGKMLRCEV
- the csx2 gene encoding TIGR02221 family CRISPR-associated protein, which gives rise to MLVLVSFMGTGKYSRVKYYLGSKDNYFETSFVSRALGEFFNPDKWLVITTEEGMKNLESLKREAQDEKIQAIKISIPREERDVWEILDKLNDNLEQGDEVILDITHAFRHIPFLSFVIMTYLQVARGIKIRGIYYGAYESRDGDYVPIFDLSDALVFSEWIYSARDLKDYGRNEGISSIMKEWQNQMYARESKPSMRYTKKYANMLERISRGIYLNQIRDVMKYAYNLSKLSPDVKEELEKYFKPLTLLYRDFTIFEKFGCEDCYDKLSKETLRKQLLIAEYQTGIGLLGESLENLREWIVNFVFYLSNFDNSLWLERENRIEVEKGITGMAMEKRGEKIEKNGVYYYLRSNVDEIERKSGVNLITLWNLITSKRNLIAHSGMSKDSLNLEELKNSTKSILKDCSTLIKYLEDWK
- the csm5 gene encoding type III-A CRISPR-associated RAMP protein Csm5; the encoded protein is MRMQINTKSPVHIGSGSYYTLMDSYMDGNELHRVNLDKLFEGDVELLKKYTKELDRKNLSAIMEILKRGKDRYSAKLKEGVYIKRLEDRIMECIKDSAGDIPYIPGSSLKGFLRTALMVKYLKDNGWYFEISVDGEIREYNLWEAMQRGIHEIGIRKLGDDYEDRRRDRIGSRFEKLVVYTGNVRRNKFRYDAKYDVFKYILVGDFYPESYDIWIDKAIVETRGRRGSYTLLEVVEGKFIGKISLSPQVKSSLGSREYPVLPQKLELLGLREDDLSDIEGAEKKMIAHIKEALDEYVGDIKNFEKSQGKVLAVDGANARIGFGTGSPYKTLWIYMRNNIPREILQRILSAASRHRANIFSYPKSRHVLSDGSSLGWIKLD
- the csm4 gene encoding type III-A CRISPR-associated RAMP protein Csm4; amino-acid sequence: MKREVPREVQKERRFTREVLWMTSWYRLILNPEGAFAGEFDSIKIYGSIINAYSELYGSASEILETIKNGELRVSSPMPTKEGKFYVFKPMLPTEKLEYKDFKRFKKKKFVDERLAIKSLKEGKYSKERVEEIIGDDTAGIKTVELPGVSIGRYGGSSTIYYKTAGLYTHKAWILVKMSNEIKDRVLAVFRYLGDMGISKKRSTGFGHFKVSLEDYELENDGMYSMILSKYIPSQEELGGFPFERCRYEVKLITGYTKDGKVIPKMRALVEGSVIPSDYSPLGRVVDVHPKYSVVGVPVVI
- the csm3 gene encoding type III-A CRISPR-associated RAMP protein Csm3, giving the protein MGKKFVKNLVIRGKIKLITGLHIGGLKETVEIGGMDNPVITTYKMHEGRLIEIPYIPGSSLKGKIRSLLEITYADITMTKDTDKCPNGYVKIGNKNCIKYSTSKANIIPMLFGIPAETSGFEENLSRVIVRDAYPTEDTIRRWKEYPDIVGGTEVKMENAINRLTSAANPRPVERIPAESEFTFEIVLSIYEGDNEKSLLSMLLEGMRMLEDNYLGGFGSRGYGKLSFKDLEILERDVAYYEKGSSEGSTEGKKIYEGGSLDDLLVQVNPQP
- the csm2 gene encoding type III-A CRISPR-associated protein Csm2 — protein: MYSNKNKKEEKEIVKRNFEEIKREIVRETPDWKRLLKDGGLIDQITQTKYFHDSLKTTQLRKFFDVVKNIDYRLQRESWEKLEPELWQIVPAIKYAKGRNNVPEEFADFVSKMVEKITDSEDPKQIFLNFERVFESIVAYHKYHGGK